From a single Apium graveolens cultivar Ventura chromosome 2, ASM990537v1, whole genome shotgun sequence genomic region:
- the LOC141706217 gene encoding uncharacterized protein LOC141706217 translates to MAQYICEICKILSDNEQSMTIYHCLSCDKCCQSRKELQNSHCNKCQCCRSKTHTCIEGVLHRDCPICFENLSQARATFTSLPCGHMIHHGCFLKLTRNICPFPFCSKKFSYMPERNTTWRLQLHRFLSVFNTKC, encoded by the exons ATGGCCCAATACATTTGTGAAATTTGCAAGATACTCAGTGATAATGAA CAATCGATGACTATTTACCATTGCCTTAGTTGCGATAAATGTTG TCAAAGTAGGAAGGAACTCCAAAACTCCCACTGCAATAAATGCC AGTGTTGCAGGTCGAAAACACATACTTGTATTGAAGGCGTGCTTCATCGTGATTGTCCTATCTGCTTTGAG AATCTGAGTCAGGCGCGAGCAACTTTTACAAGTTTGCCATGTGGCCATATGATTCACCATGGCTGTTTCCTAAAGCTGACTAG AAATATTTGCCCATTCCCATTCTGCTCCAAGAAATTCTCTTACATGCCTGAGAGAAATACCACTTGGAGATTGCAGCTACACCGATTCCTCAGCGTTTTCAATACAAAATG TTGA